The Alteromonas macleodii ATCC 27126 genome segment GGCATGACGACGTTCTTAAATATCAGAGGGCCTTACGTCATTCAAAAGAAAGTAAATGGGCTGAGATTAATGCCCTCTACCCGAACATTGCGAAGTTTTTAGATAACCTAACGCTTCAAGACGTTGCTAATACCCTCGATGAAGCGCTTCTCGATGAAATTGAGACATGCCTTCTTGCTCTTCATGGTAACGGGTATTACACCTTTGAATTCGTAGAGTCTATGTTCGCCGCCGAAGGGCTATTCCCCATTATTGAGCTTACTGATACTGCAAAGCCGTCACTGTTTGTTGACCATGCACTTGAAATATTCTTACTAACCGAACATCTTTTACACTTTCGCCCATTGTCTTGGGCGCTTCGTGTGGCGTTAACTGTTGACTTAACGTGCGATTTCGACAGCTTTCATATGGCGTGGCGTCGATACACCGCTAACCGCGTGTTAAACGCGCTTCTAATAAATCGCAATTTGAAAGGTGTGTACGCGTTAGCAAGTACACTTGAACTCAATACCGTTCACGCTATATGTCAGCGGAACGTAGCGAATAAACACTTACTTACTCAGCTATTAAGCGTCGTAAACAACTGTAAAGGCGACACTTATATTGAACCTAAACGTCTAGCCGCGCACATCACTTCATTGATCTCAGTGTAAATGCTTACTCCTTACACTTTGATATTTTGAGATAGGGTGACTCGGTGAATGGTTAAGTACAGCTCGTTATGACAGTCAAATACGTGCGAATCTAACTTAATCATTATAAGACGCGATGAAATGCAGTGCTCATATCATAAAGTACTTTTGGCATGCCTTACCAAGAACAACGCCTTGGTAAGGCTATTCGCATTACATTTCTTTTTTAAGGGTTTTCGCAACCGCTAAAACTAGGTCTGCCAACGGGCGAACTTTGAAGTCTGGGTTAACATAGCTAAACAAAACCTGCCCTTTTTTATTGAGCATGAAGATGCTGGGTGCTGGTAAAACACTATTACCGCTTTCATCTTTTGTTAAGTTAATGCCATAGGTTTTGTACTTTAACTCAGTTACAGTATCTAAATAGAATCCAACACCGAACTCGCGAATAGTGTCTAGTTTGTCGTCGGATAAAAGCGTAACCAAGAATTCTGTTTCAAGCTTTTGCTCTTGCAAGCGCTCTGGTGATTCAGGTGAAATGGCCAAAATCTGATAGCCCATACCCACCAAGTCTTTTTCAATATCTTTAAGCTGGGCAAGCTGCTCATTACAATACGGGCACCACCCGCCGCGATAAAAAAGTACAATGCTGGGCTTTTGCATGGTAAGCGCTTGTAAGCTTACCGGCGAGCCATCTGCCATTTTAAGCGTTGTTTTAGGCGCCACTTGACCATTAAGCAACGGCGTTACTGAATCTGCATCTTCTGCAATAGTGCCGCGCTCCAAAGCATACGCATTTGATGCGCCTGCTATACAGGCGAACATTAACATCGCCATAGCCACTAGTTTCTTCATTAACCCTCTCCGTTTTCATTTTTGTTTGTTTAGTTTTTGGTTATCCGCGCTTTGCGCGATGTCCAATATGACCGAGAAGCTTCACTAGAAATTTCGCGCACCAATAAATAAACCGACAAATACTTGTATTGG includes the following:
- a CDS encoding peroxiredoxin-like family protein; the encoded protein is MKKLVAMAMLMFACIAGASNAYALERGTIAEDADSVTPLLNGQVAPKTTLKMADGSPVSLQALTMQKPSIVLFYRGGWCPYCNEQLAQLKDIEKDLVGMGYQILAISPESPERLQEQKLETEFLVTLLSDDKLDTIREFGVGFYLDTVTELKYKTYGINLTKDESGNSVLPAPSIFMLNKKGQVLFSYVNPDFKVRPLADLVLAVAKTLKKEM